The genomic region GATCTGGGTGAGGAACCGGTCCAACAGCCGGTTCGAGGAGGCCTCCCTTATCACCCGGTGGAAGTCCAGGTTCAAACGGGCAAGCTCTCTCGGGTTGCTCTGGCTGGCGGCCGCCCGTCGCATATCGTCGAGCACCCCCTTCAGAGCCTCGAGCTGTTCTTCCGAGCGGTGTCTGGCCGCGAGCCGGGCTGCCAGGCCCTCCAGGTTCTCCCGGACCGCGTAGATCTCGAGTATGTCATCCAGGGTTATACGGGCCACCACGGCGCCCTGGTTCGCCGTCAGAACTACCAGTCCTTCGGCAGCAAGGCGTCGCAGCGCCTCGCGCACGGGCGTGCGGCTTACAGAGAGCTCGCGTGCGATCTCGCCTTCGCGCAGCCAGGCGGAAGG from Rubrobacter calidifluminis harbors:
- a CDS encoding GntR family transcriptional regulator, which codes for MPDDGTRNPSPGMGMESAGKTGRTSGSPLARYATEEPGWGRTSEAVTGALREAILDGTLEPSAWLREGEIARELSVSRTPVREALRRLAAEGLVVLTANQGAVVARITLDDILEIYAVRENLEGLAARLAARHRSEEQLEALKGVLDDMRRAAASQSNPRELARLNLDFHRVIREASSNRLLDRFLTQIEHSVRRFGRTTYEIPEWVERSLEEHARMLRAIEERDDDLAERLASEHMRNARRLRIEMLLD